In Panicum virgatum strain AP13 chromosome 4N, P.virgatum_v5, whole genome shotgun sequence, a single window of DNA contains:
- the LOC120669850 gene encoding uncharacterized protein LOC120669850 isoform X1, with protein MPTCNLKYCENWCPSLSNGHNIDSYCCCIGRPTACASSLWWVWLLVPGAPGRHLRLQPLAEARRGRLRERLQGRNPAARRACGRHGGRHQEAQSQRPSGFAKTLSHRAR; from the exons ATGCCAACATGTAATCTCAAGT ATTGTGAGAACTGGTGTCCATCACTAAGCAATGGGCACAACATTGACTCATATTGTTGTTGTATTGGAAGGCCAACTGCATGTGCATCCAGCCTCTG GTGGGTCTGGTTATTG GTTCCAGGAGCTCCTGGCCGCCACCTGCGACTTCAGCCGCTTGCTGAAGCTCGGCGAGGGCGGCTTCGGGAGCGTCTACAAGGGCGTAATCCGGCTGCTAGAAGGGCCTGCGGGCGGCATGGTGGTCGCCATCAAGAAGCTCAATCCCAAAGGCCATCAG GTTTTGCAAAGACCCTGAGTCACAGAGCAAGATAA
- the LOC120669850 gene encoding probable serine/threonine-protein kinase PBL20 isoform X2: protein MPTCNLKYCENWCPSLSNGHNIDSYCCCIGRPTACASSLWWVWLLELLAATCDFSRLLKLGEGGFGSVYKGVIRLLEGPAGGMVVAIKKLNPKGHQVLQRP from the exons ATGCCAACATGTAATCTCAAGT ATTGTGAGAACTGGTGTCCATCACTAAGCAATGGGCACAACATTGACTCATATTGTTGTTGTATTGGAAGGCCAACTGCATGTGCATCCAGCCTCTG GTGGGTCTGGTTATTG GAGCTCCTGGCCGCCACCTGCGACTTCAGCCGCTTGCTGAAGCTCGGCGAGGGCGGCTTCGGGAGCGTCTACAAGGGCGTAATCCGGCTGCTAGAAGGGCCTGCGGGCGGCATGGTGGTCGCCATCAAGAAGCTCAATCCCAAAGGCCATCAG GTTTTGCAAAGACCCTGA